TATCGAGATTGCGCCTGAACTGCGGGGCGAATTCATCCAGAAAGTGGCGCTGCAGGTGGAGATCCAGGCCCGGCGCAGCGAGGACATCGATTGGTTCAGCTATGAGATCAGCTACCGCCACAAGGACCTGAGTTTCACCCATGAAGAACTCGGCCGCTTTTTCCGCTCCAACGAGGATTTTCTCCAGACCAGGGATGGCCGCATTCTATACATCTCCAACCCGGAGGTGTTCAAAGAGACCGAACGGCTGCTCCAGAAAAGCGAAGCCCTGGCCGATAACGTCTACCGCGCCCGTTTGGTCAACCTGCCCTATTACCAGCGCTATATGCGGGAAAACCCCTCCTTCCGCCTCCTGGGCGACGAATGGATGCGCGAACTGGCCACCGACCTCATGCGCGGCCATCTGGAGCGCACCGAAGCCCTGCCCGCCTATCTGAACACCGTTTTGCGCGGCTATCAGAAATCCGGCTACGCCTGGATGAAGATGCTCCAGCATTATCGCCTGGGCGGGATCCTCGCGGACGAGATGGGCCTGGGCAAGACGATCCAGGCGCTGGCGGTGATCCTCAATTCGGCCCCGGACAGCCAAAGCCTCGTGGTTTGCCCCAAAACCCTGCTCTACAACTGGGCCGCGGAGATCGAGAAATTCCATGCCAACATACCCTGCCAGATCGTTGAAGGCAACAAGGAAACCCGCCTCGAATTGCTGGCCAATCCAAACGTCAAGCTCTTCATCATCTCCTACACCGTGGTCCTGAACGACATCGCCGTCCTGAAGGAAAAAAGCTTCGAATGGATGGTGCTGGACGAGGCGCAAAACATCAAGAACGTGAGCGCCAAACGCACCTACGCGATCAAGAAGATCCCCGCCCGCAACCGTCTGGCCCTGACCGGAACCCCCGTGGAGAACAATCTCACCGAACTCTGGTCCATCTACGATTTCCTGATGCCGGGCTACCTGGGCAACCTCAAGCGCTTTAAAAACGACTACCTGGAAGATCCCGAAAGCGGCGCGGCCAAGCTGAAACGGGCTGTGGCCCCCTTCCTCCTGCGCAGGGTCAAAAAAGAGGTGCTGCTGGAACTGCCGGACAAACAGGAACAGGTCTCCTGGTGCAAAATGCATCCCGTCCAGGAAAAACTCTATCTCCAGATCATCGACATGGTGCAGAAAAAGCTGCTCAACACGCCCGAGGCAGCCAACCTCAGTTTCGTGCATGTTTTGGCCGCCCTCACCAAACTGCGCCAGGTCTGCAACCATCCCCATCTGGCCAATCCGGACATCCTGCCCGAGATCGAGGCCTCCGCCAAGCTGGAACAGCTGGTCGAACTGGTGCGCGACGCCATGGACAGCGGCCATAAGATCCTGGTCTTTTCCCAGTTCGTGCAGATGCTCAGGATCATCCGCCGCGTCTTCGACGCCCTGGGTCTCGGCTATGCCTACATGGACGGGCACAGCAAAAACCGCATGGAAGAGGTGCGCCGCTTCGAGACCGATCCGGAGCTCAAGCTCTTTCTGATCAGCCTCAAGACAGGCGGCACCGGGCTCAACCTCACTTCCGCGGACACAGTCATCCTCTACGACCCCTGGTGGAACCCCATGGTCGAAAACCAGGCCATCGACCGCACCCACCGCATCGGCCAGACCCGCAAGGTCCAGGTTTTCCGCCTCATCACAAAAGGCAGCGTGGAGGAAAAGATCCTAAACCTGCAGCAGCATAAACTCCAGCTC
The DNA window shown above is from Candidatus Syntrophosphaera sp. and carries:
- a CDS encoding DEAD/DEAH box helicase; amino-acid sequence: MARLFSKDYHERSASWYFNHAVIALDKGDLQYWKSIDEAGCFHIHFVPNPDRREFFSPQLDVVYDPATQTVKSHHCHECRDAESCRHFLSVLRYAYLYLRTDIFDLPAVETCDGTALRSNERWQLIHEQAAIEIEGIYNPETDKIRFYHGSYEPLDIPLLLKIQGGTPPEGMNKARLEQCARMLEVFSDLELALFKFLNSNKAAYSAKTKFWSIYKKDFAAALGLMQNMEGRLKVRETGETLVFVAQPYPLSLRVEPAGKNNFRVMPVIVEELSAVYPGFPTWLFFRAQVQPAFIPLGNEALAKLFDQDLLISAKDLVYWRTIVHQELHKHDIYLDFDPAIDLPRIISTRPRIMLRVEPLGDNLVLEGKLAYPSPVASEEGLKLTLPLSVVRFQAPLIRGDYESGGETGNAWFHLPPEVFTQVERLLKLLPEADLSRLEQFSQLVFSGQDALARLRKALFELEDEAWDIEIAPELRGEFIQKVALQVEIQARRSEDIDWFSYEISYRHKDLSFTHEELGRFFRSNEDFLQTRDGRILYISNPEVFKETERLLQKSEALADNVYRARLVNLPYYQRYMRENPSFRLLGDEWMRELATDLMRGHLERTEALPAYLNTVLRGYQKSGYAWMKMLQHYRLGGILADEMGLGKTIQALAVILNSAPDSQSLVVCPKTLLYNWAAEIEKFHANIPCQIVEGNKETRLELLANPNVKLFIISYTVVLNDIAVLKEKSFEWMVLDEAQNIKNVSAKRTYAIKKIPARNRLALTGTPVENNLTELWSIYDFLMPGYLGNLKRFKNDYLEDPESGAAKLKRAVAPFLLRRVKKEVLLELPDKQEQVSWCKMHPVQEKLYLQIIDMVQKKLLNTPEAANLSFVHVLAALTKLRQVCNHPHLANPDILPEIEASAKLEQLVELVRDAMDSGHKILVFSQFVQMLRIIRRVFDALGLGYAYMDGHSKNRMEEVRRFETDPELKLFLISLKTGGTGLNLTSADTVILYDPWWNPMVENQAIDRTHRIGQTRKVQVFRLITKGSVEEKILNLQQHKLQLFDEVVSDSQTVLSTLSREEINDLFSY